The Seriola aureovittata isolate HTS-2021-v1 ecotype China chromosome 3, ASM2101889v1, whole genome shotgun sequence genome includes a region encoding these proteins:
- the LOC130164246 gene encoding early growth response protein 2b: MLNNMDLNAKDSFYPQFDNCNSSSLGMENSVRKDNQEVYVDAERGVPAQFGHEGTPATLKTEASNSEFAFNPCECPKDTYTPSSLAYSGSFYVEASQGAPCSTETLLNMITEIVGISTLPLSEVQQSGNSRGTYPSPAPMDSSSNGNFGDPGPKRQSYTCSGPTPPVYSPDQTCPRYADDQAGSQAQDPSTSQLSFGSSRAPNQKKAEPKSEAASFPVVVKNEFESSCYEWGTFNKSDCLETSFQTETFPMSSDFPPDQQMDVKELLDTFPPICPNPEMEFKVEGGIKQEPCFSDTCSQSYSSPLYNNYLPPPPMGLSSNLKPFPEPPQPSNQCDSLYTSPALPSTIDSILYSSLLPDSFAQSYTTRATKPPRARKSPAASHGPAKEKPFTCPMESCDRRFSRSDELNRHIRIHTGHKPFQCRICLRSFSRSDHLTTHTRTHTGEKPFSCDVCGKRFARSDERKRHGRVHLKQKEKMEIKPQVTASAWPFTLPEGI; this comes from the exons ATGTTGAACAATATGGATTTGAATGCGAAAGATTCTTTTTACCCCCAGTTTGACAATTGCAACAGTTCTTCCCTGGGAATGGAAAACAGCGTGCGGAAAGATAACCAGGAGGTGTATGTCGATGCAGAGCGGGGGGTACCTGCCCAGTTTGGCCACG AAGGAACCCCTGCAACCCTCAAAACCGAAGCTTCCAACTCGGAATTTGCTTTTAACCCCTGCGAGTGCCCAAAAGACACCTACACCCCCTCCTCGCTCGCCTACTCCGGCAGTTTCTATGTTGAGGCATCTCAGGGAGCGCCGTGCAGCACTGAAACACTCCTCAATATGATCACTGAGATCGTGGGTATATCTACTCTGCCACTTTCAGAAGTGCAACAGAGCGGCAACAGTCGGGGAACTTATCCATCGCCTGCGCCAatggacagcagcagcaacggCAATTTTGGAGACCCCGGCCCCAAGAGGCAATCCTACACCTGCTCCGGACCTACTCCTCCTGTATACTCTCCGGACCAGACATGTCCGAGGTATGCTGATGATCAGGCCGGCAGCCAGGCCCAAGACCCGTCCACTTCCCAGCTAAGCTTCGGCTCCTCCCGAGCTCCAAACCAGAAGAAGGCTGAACCAAAGTCAGAGGCCGCTTCTTTCCCAGTTGTGGTCAAGAATGAGTTTGAAAGCAGCTGCTACGAGTGGGGAACATTTAATAAGTCTGACTGTTTGGAGACGAGTTTCCAGACAGAAACCTTCCCGATGTCAAGCGACTTCCCCCCCGATCAGCAAATGGATGTAAAGGAACTTTTAGACACGTTCCCCCCAATTTGTCCCAACCCAGAGATGGAGTTTAAAGTGGAGGGAGGAATCAAGCAGGAACCGTGTTTCTCTGACACCTGTTCTCAGAGCTACTCCAGTCCTCTATACAATAATTACCTCCCACCACCGCCGATGGGCCTCTCCTCCAACCTGAAACCCTTCCCCGAACCACCACAGCCATCTAACCAGTGTGATTCCTTATACACATCACCAGCTTTACCGAGCACCATAGACTCCATCCTGTACTCTTCCTTGTTGCCAGATTCTTTTGCCCAAAGTTACACTACCCGTGCAACGAAGCCCCCCAGGGCCAGAAAGAGCCCCGCCGCCTCTCACGGCCCAGCCAAAGAGAAACCCTTCACCTGCCCCATGGAAAGCTGCGACCGGCGCTTCTCTCGCTCGGACGAGCTCAACCGGCACATCCGCATCCACACGGGCCACAAACCTTTCCAGTGCCGCATCTGTTTGCGCAGTTTCAGTCGTAGCGATCACCTCACCACCCACACCAGGACTCACACCGGGGAGAAGCCGTTCTCTTGCGACGTGTGCGGCAAACGGTTTGCCCGGAGCGACGAGAGGAAACGGCACGGGCGCGTACACCtgaaacagaaggagaaaatggaaataaagcCACAGGTGACCGCCAGTGCATGGCCATTCACTCTTCCTGAGGGAATTTGA